Within the Salvia hispanica cultivar TCC Black 2014 chromosome 4, UniMelb_Shisp_WGS_1.0, whole genome shotgun sequence genome, the region CCGCGAGGGGGAAGAAAATCCTCACACCATGAGGAGACACAGCCGATCCCCAGGTCGGGCAGGTAGTGGTCGTGGAGGGAGAAATCACCATGGAAATAGGACCCTCTCTTATTCTCCGCCCAACCAAGGTGGTGAGAGGGGACGACAAGATCACGATCAATTCAGAGATGCGATTCCAACAAGCTCAAACATCCTCAGTTCAAATAAATTCTACAAACTCATGGAAGATGGAGCCTTCAATACAGAAGCATACGAGGAGGAGGTGGATAACGATGGAGATATGAACATGGCAGTAAGCCGACGGGAGGAGGAagactaaaaaaaaagtagctAACGACACCACAAGGACAGGAGGCAGGGGATACATCCGGCCCCCAGGTACAAACCCCTCCTTTTAAATGTCATTAAATCTTCTGATTTGGAACGTTTGAGGGGTAGCTAATAAGCCCACTCGTAACGCCATCAAAAGACTAATAGTATCTCACAAAGCTGCTTTCTTGGCCATTATTGAACCCCTCACGGACCCGAACCCGGATTTCTTCTCGCGGGCTTTGGGGTTGACGTTCCGTGGAAGCAACATGAATGGAAAAATCTGGATTTTTGCACATCAAGACTCAATGTTTGAGATTGAAGATAATTTAGAGCCACTTATGCATGGGAAACTCACTGTGGGATGGCTGCCACGGCCATTTTATCTCTCGGTTGTATACGGAAAATGCTCGAGGGAGGGAAGATTCCCACTCTGGGATAAGCTGAGGAGTATTGCCGAAATCATGGATGGAGTCCCATGGCTAGTAGGAGGTGATTTCAACACCATTCTTCACACCTCGGATAGGGAAGGCAGTGATTCAAATAGACAGCGTGAGATGATTGATTTCGCGGAAGCTATTGAGGATTGTAGGCTGATCGATCCGGGTTTTGATGGACAGAGATTCACATGGGCCAAGAACAACTTATTTGAAAGACTGGATTGTATGCTGGTAGGAGAAGCCTGGTCCACAACCTTTGCCGACGTAAGGGTCACCCATCTCCCTAGAATCTGCTCCGATCATGGATCCCTCCTGATGTGCTGCACCCAGACCGCCGAACCACGACGAGGGGGGTCCCCCTTCCGTTTTCAGAACATGTGGACCCGCCACCAGGGATTCCACTAGATTGTTCGAGATTCTTGGTGTATAGATACAAATGCCGTGGGACTTCTCCAGCtggaaattaaaatgaaaaggcTTAAGGCCACGCTTAAGAGTTGGAATAAAGATACACAAGTGCTTAAGACATGACATAACATAACATAAAACTTCTCCACAGCTAAAATGACACTTATTAGTCGGTACGAGATTTTAAGAGTTATTggtaaatttgattaattagagagagaacgagtggatgagattttaagtattaaatgcagagagaaagagagttgaatatttaattaaagtgagaaaaaattgttggatgtattaattggagagagagagagttaccaaaaataaaaatgtgtcatcttgcttgggacaaactaaaaataaaattgtgtcatcttaatt harbors:
- the LOC125221276 gene encoding uncharacterized protein LOC125221276 encodes the protein MNGKIWIFAHQDSMFEIEDNLEPLMHGKLTVGWLPRPFYLSVVYGKCSREGRFPLWDKLRSIAEIMDGVPWLVGGDFNTILHTSDREGSDSNRQREMIDFAEAIEDCRLIDPGFDGQRFTWAKNNLFERLDCMLVGEAWSTTFADVRVTHLPRICSDHGSLLMCCTQTAEPRRGGSPFRFQNMWTRHQGFH